In one Cloacibacillus porcorum genomic region, the following are encoded:
- a CDS encoding Synerg-CTERM sorting domain-containing protein, whose protein sequence is MLKKINALLLALLLSVTASSAFGAPSEITVTDLDPQGLSRSFETSISTWYQNPQPTGTTFVGASMGWNIGSDIDKLSNPAEPAEPPNREIFEDILSNDTAPVEVCVHIRIKLPLQNALITENDTQWRDTLQILYFTNGFKGEMKLNPRALAGIASQDQLRELRNVEQLVVVGADGKVQTMKAKASYGNVDEVDYYYIVNDSYGNVWDTQSTFPMTVYGVSYKYLEHDITVTQPENGAIAPIEESGIVKVKHGEDAEFTVTANSGYQIACLLIDGERVDVDERYLCTYKFPKVTEAHTIGAVFEEDANAPEIGADKGVSGTVADVIETSDDTEVAAFEKGGFTNGGTVHIVSASGLVTTKTEGTFTADTDGFVQAVKLKVEYEEGAESRGLTLAVKPLDAAKPFSADKKYYALLLNKKTNYYDLFPAALNAAGNLEVAVKPVGDYFSEGTIFVYSGTATDSGTPVTPDTPANPDSGPKSGGGCAAGVGALALLAALPLLRRRTGK, encoded by the coding sequence ATGCTGAAAAAAATAAACGCCCTTCTTTTGGCCCTGCTGCTCTCCGTCACAGCTTCATCAGCCTTCGGGGCCCCATCCGAAATAACAGTCACCGACCTTGACCCCCAGGGACTGAGCCGTAGCTTTGAAACGTCAATTAGTACTTGGTATCAAAACCCGCAACCGACAGGCACTACCTTTGTTGGAGCCTCTATGGGATGGAACATAGGAAGCGATATTGACAAATTATCAAATCCCGCAGAGCCAGCGGAACCCCCTAACAGGGAAATATTTGAAGATATTCTTTCAAACGACACCGCCCCAGTTGAGGTATGTGTCCATATACGAATCAAACTGCCGTTACAAAACGCCTTGATCACTGAAAACGATACTCAATGGCGCGATACACTTCAGATCCTCTATTTTACAAATGGATTCAAAGGAGAGATGAAATTAAACCCACGAGCCCTTGCCGGAATCGCCTCTCAGGATCAGCTCCGTGAACTGCGTAATGTCGAGCAGCTGGTCGTCGTCGGCGCCGATGGCAAGGTACAGACAATGAAGGCCAAAGCCTCTTACGGCAATGTGGATGAAGTGGATTACTACTATATAGTGAACGACTCCTATGGCAATGTATGGGACACCCAAAGCACCTTTCCAATGACGGTCTACGGCGTATCCTATAAATATCTCGAACATGACATTACAGTCACCCAGCCGGAGAACGGTGCTATCGCCCCAATCGAAGAGAGCGGGATCGTCAAGGTGAAACACGGCGAGGATGCGGAATTTACGGTCACCGCAAACAGCGGCTACCAAATCGCCTGTCTGCTGATCGACGGAGAACGTGTCGACGTGGATGAGAGATACCTCTGTACCTATAAATTCCCCAAGGTTACAGAGGCGCACACAATCGGCGCTGTCTTTGAAGAGGATGCCAACGCGCCGGAGATCGGCGCCGATAAAGGCGTCTCCGGCACCGTCGCTGATGTCATCGAGACATCCGACGACACGGAGGTCGCGGCCTTTGAAAAGGGCGGCTTTACGAACGGCGGGACGGTCCATATCGTGAGCGCCTCCGGCTTGGTGACGACAAAGACGGAGGGCACCTTCACCGCTGACACCGACGGCTTCGTGCAGGCGGTGAAGCTCAAGGTCGAATATGAGGAGGGCGCGGAGTCCAGGGGGCTGACGCTCGCCGTCAAACCGCTCGACGCCGCGAAGCCCTTCAGCGCAGATAAAAAATATTACGCGCTGCTGCTGAACAAGAAGACGAACTATTACGACCTCTTCCCCGCGGCGCTGAACGCCGCCGGCAACCTTGAGGTCGCCGTCAAGCCCGTCGGCGATTATTTCAGCGAGGGGACGATATTCGTCTATTCCGGCACGGCGACGGACAGCGGCACGCCAGTCACCCCCGACACTCCGGCAAACCCCGACAGCGGCCCGAAGTCCGGCGGCGGCTGCGCCGCGGGCGTTGGCGCGCTGGCGCTGCTCGCCGCGCTGCCGCTGCTCCGCCGGCGCACCGGCAAATAA
- a CDS encoding TonB-dependent receptor plug domain-containing protein produces MRGKMLVIPLFTLLFTLLTVSPLTCNLIVSAEAADAPVKLPEEKITADAEEEDKLLLSPGTVTVIKPQEMKGEQKNLPELLKQVPGLHIIELKGRGAYTTASVRGSTASQVAVYVDGVLMNLGSESAVDLSTIPVENVERIEVYRGYIPARFGGASLGGVINIITKKPDGKGEGTLLLGTGSYGKFRANATYSTKLGDGNIFVGLTRDQANGEFSYLNTRNEYDPADDYWAKRKNNSYQNTDALIKWQNDSWTIEGAWKRNDRDLPLPVIGIENDRSWEKGPKQVTDQMSFAATHRRKIGDLDLGLRLEYLNQEKKYDDPKDGDNQFGLPGSSYKHNKYVTDRYGVALDGSLPIGDSHLVEFLWNYYDETLRTKGDVISRFYGIEKHTRYAWNAQIQDTISIGEKDNLWLTPIIRWNAADGRTEFSGGAAINYKFDDHWSAKATYGSYNRAPNMYELYGDGAFVISNTSLEWEDGTQWDVGVTWKGEMLKAKSEVTLTYFGSHVNNLIEYFVVNPQYGRYENVGNAHIQGLELEGSLKWEDWEIYGSATWMDAIDKSDDSAFDGVRIPNRPEYEGFLRVARNNLLKSKRLSAFAEARYVGNNFYDRNQEVKQDDLFTVGFGLRYSIREDLKLIVGVDDIFDKAPEVLFLAEGYGPDRTMWYPLQGRTFYASLLWTF; encoded by the coding sequence TTGCGAGGCAAAATGCTTGTTATCCCCCTGTTTACACTTTTGTTTACATTACTAACAGTATCCCCCCTAACATGTAATCTCATTGTTAGCGCAGAGGCAGCCGACGCACCGGTAAAACTGCCGGAGGAGAAGATCACCGCCGACGCCGAAGAAGAGGACAAGCTGCTCCTCTCGCCCGGCACCGTCACCGTCATCAAACCACAGGAGATGAAGGGAGAGCAGAAAAATCTCCCCGAACTCCTAAAACAGGTCCCCGGACTTCATATCATCGAACTCAAAGGACGCGGCGCCTACACCACCGCCTCCGTACGCGGCAGCACCGCCTCGCAGGTAGCCGTCTACGTGGACGGCGTCCTCATGAACCTCGGCAGCGAATCCGCCGTCGACCTCTCCACCATCCCCGTCGAAAACGTAGAACGCATCGAAGTCTACCGCGGCTACATCCCCGCCCGCTTCGGCGGCGCCTCCCTGGGCGGCGTCATCAACATCATCACCAAAAAGCCGGACGGCAAAGGAGAGGGCACCCTGCTCCTCGGCACCGGATCATACGGCAAATTCCGCGCCAACGCCACCTACAGCACAAAACTAGGCGACGGAAACATCTTCGTCGGCCTCACACGCGACCAGGCCAACGGCGAATTCTCCTACCTCAACACCCGCAACGAATACGACCCCGCCGACGACTACTGGGCGAAGCGCAAAAACAACTCCTACCAGAACACAGACGCCCTCATCAAATGGCAGAACGACAGCTGGACCATCGAAGGGGCCTGGAAACGCAACGACCGCGACCTGCCCCTGCCCGTCATCGGCATCGAAAACGACCGTTCATGGGAAAAAGGCCCCAAACAGGTGACCGACCAGATGAGCTTCGCGGCCACCCACCGCCGTAAAATAGGCGACCTCGACCTCGGCCTCAGGCTCGAATACCTCAACCAGGAAAAGAAATACGACGACCCCAAAGACGGAGACAACCAGTTCGGCCTGCCGGGCTCCTCATACAAACACAACAAATACGTCACCGACCGCTACGGCGTGGCGCTCGACGGCTCGCTGCCCATCGGCGACAGCCACCTGGTGGAATTCCTCTGGAACTACTACGACGAGACCCTGCGCACCAAGGGCGACGTCATCAGCCGCTTCTACGGCATAGAAAAACACACCCGCTACGCCTGGAACGCGCAGATACAGGACACCATCAGCATCGGAGAAAAAGACAACCTCTGGCTCACGCCGATCATCCGCTGGAACGCCGCCGACGGGCGCACCGAATTCTCCGGCGGCGCGGCGATCAACTACAAATTCGACGACCACTGGAGCGCGAAGGCCACCTATGGCAGCTACAACCGCGCGCCGAACATGTACGAACTCTACGGGGACGGCGCCTTCGTCATCTCCAACACCTCCCTTGAATGGGAAGACGGCACCCAGTGGGACGTCGGCGTCACATGGAAGGGAGAAATGCTAAAAGCCAAAAGCGAAGTGACCCTCACCTACTTCGGCAGCCACGTCAACAACCTCATCGAATACTTCGTCGTCAACCCGCAGTACGGACGCTACGAAAACGTCGGCAACGCGCACATCCAGGGCCTTGAGCTCGAAGGCTCCCTCAAATGGGAGGACTGGGAGATATACGGCTCCGCCACCTGGATGGACGCCATCGACAAATCAGACGACAGCGCCTTCGACGGCGTGCGCATCCCCAACCGCCCCGAATACGAGGGCTTCCTGCGCGTGGCGCGCAACAACCTGCTCAAAAGCAAACGGCTGTCGGCCTTCGCCGAGGCCCGTTACGTCGGCAACAACTTCTACGACCGCAACCAGGAGGTCAAACAGGACGACCTCTTCACCGTGGGGTTCGGACTGCGCTACAGCATCAGGGAAGACCTCAAGCTCATCGTCGGCGTAGACGACATCTTTGACAAAGCGCCGGAGGTGCTCTTCCTCGCCGAGGGCTACGGGCCGGACCGCACCATGTGGTACCCGCTCCAGGGGCGCACCTTCTACGCCTCGCTGCTGTGGACATTCTAA
- a CDS encoding Ig-like domain-containing protein, producing the protein MSKKKFFTLLLALVTALTMSLAGTALAADTWDGTVGTVPAPVNNVITITTGAQLAGLAAAVNSGTDYAQYTVRLGDDINLNNRDWTPIGRFFQYPSAWVPDPGNKAFSGIFDGAGHSITGLNVVNDNNNYTNRGETAGLFGYIDFPAATTTRRAANATPVTAAAKAQSDAAALGLAGEAYDRVVAERTDLYTAFGVAPEAIQTRSVTPAPTGGIVKNLKLYGTVTNTRGQGAAGVVCWNDGLIENCYFEGTIYIHDNNNRAYTGGICSLLGASTYVVNCAAKADVKAHGGVYSYAGGIAGYCYAMGSGYVVNCSVQPGSKIDSYMDTGGVVGGFANQVYNCVSAADSVTVDGHNPNESGYYTGGIVGAYGTTYNCYWLQSSSASTTQPGAAVGGGSDVSGLRTTVAALPAGSVFFTPTAVNVNGTASVTHTYYPTGAAANPPALNNWSTTDSSVAAVSNGTVTGYSVGTATVSATASSGAWSTSTPSAVSVTPESGVTVTQ; encoded by the coding sequence ATGAGTAAGAAAAAGTTCTTCACTCTGTTGCTGGCTCTCGTAACGGCTCTCACAATGAGCCTCGCGGGGACGGCCCTCGCCGCCGACACCTGGGACGGCACCGTCGGCACCGTGCCAGCGCCCGTCAACAACGTCATCACCATCACCACCGGCGCGCAGCTCGCAGGCTTGGCGGCGGCGGTCAACAGCGGTACGGATTACGCGCAGTACACCGTCCGCCTCGGCGACGACATCAACCTCAATAATCGTGACTGGACCCCTATCGGGCGTTTCTTCCAGTATCCCAGTGCATGGGTTCCAGACCCCGGCAACAAGGCCTTCAGCGGTATATTTGACGGTGCGGGACACAGTATCACTGGCCTCAATGTGGTCAATGATAATAACAATTACACCAATAGAGGCGAGACAGCCGGTCTCTTCGGCTATATCGACTTCCCCGCGGCTACCACAACCAGAAGAGCCGCCAATGCGACGCCCGTGACCGCAGCAGCAAAAGCACAGTCGGATGCGGCTGCCCTCGGCCTCGCCGGCGAGGCCTATGACCGCGTCGTCGCCGAACGCACCGACCTCTACACCGCCTTCGGTGTGGCACCGGAGGCTATTCAGACCAGGTCCGTCACACCGGCTCCCACCGGCGGCATCGTCAAAAACCTCAAACTCTACGGTACCGTCACCAACACCAGAGGACAGGGAGCGGCTGGCGTCGTCTGCTGGAACGACGGCCTCATCGAGAACTGCTACTTCGAGGGTACCATCTATATCCACGATAACAACAACCGCGCCTACACCGGCGGCATCTGCTCTCTGCTCGGCGCCAGCACATACGTTGTCAACTGTGCCGCTAAGGCGGACGTTAAGGCCCACGGCGGCGTCTACAGCTATGCGGGCGGCATCGCAGGCTACTGTTACGCAATGGGTAGCGGCTATGTCGTCAACTGCTCCGTACAGCCCGGCTCAAAGATAGACTCATACATGGACACCGGCGGCGTCGTCGGCGGCTTTGCGAACCAGGTCTACAACTGTGTCTCCGCGGCCGACTCCGTCACCGTCGACGGACATAACCCCAACGAGTCCGGTTACTATACAGGCGGCATAGTAGGCGCATACGGCACCACTTATAACTGCTACTGGCTCCAGAGCAGCTCCGCCAGCACAACACAGCCAGGTGCGGCGGTAGGCGGCGGCAGCGACGTAAGCGGCCTGCGCACCACCGTGGCGGCGCTTCCCGCCGGCTCCGTATTCTTCACCCCCACGGCGGTCAACGTAAACGGCACGGCCAGCGTTACGCACACTTACTATCCGACCGGTGCGGCGGCGAATCCGCCTGCACTCAATAACTGGAGCACCACCGACAGCTCCGTCGCGGCAGTATCCAACGGCACGGTGACCGGTTATTCCGTCGGCACAGCTACCGTCTCTGCCACAGCTTCCAGCGGCGCCTGGTCGACCTCGACCCCTTCCGCCGTCTCCGTGACGCCGGAGAGCGGCGTCACTGTCACACAGTAA
- the meaB gene encoding methylmalonyl Co-A mutase-associated GTPase MeaB gives MRENLRPDWQPEDAGAEFACSVMPGVPLASGHSAAARGAAPAKARTALTAEDYAQGILAGDRVMLSRAITVIESNAPKHFELGQEIIQKILPHSGKAMRVGITGVPGAGKSTFIEAFGTYLCGEGLKVAVLAVDPSSSLSRGSILGDKTRMENLAREKNAFIRPSPSGGSLGGVTRKSRETMLLCEAAGYDAVLVETVGVGQSETMVRSMVDYFLVVVITGAGDDLQGIKKGIIELADSILVNKADGDNKMKAMMARADYDQILHYLRPATEGWKTKAYTCSSITGEGIADMWGVIKDFRDNVTASGVFSKRRKEQTIEWVRAMTAEYLQNKIAQNAELTKCREDIERKVIEGAITPTVAAKAVIGSMERLLFTGTNET, from the coding sequence ATGCGGGAAAACCTTCGTCCGGACTGGCAGCCGGAAGACGCCGGCGCGGAATTTGCCTGCTCCGTGATGCCCGGCGTGCCGCTCGCGAGCGGCCACAGCGCGGCGGCGCGCGGCGCCGCGCCTGCAAAGGCGAGGACCGCGCTGACGGCGGAGGACTATGCGCAGGGAATATTGGCCGGCGACCGCGTCATGCTCTCACGGGCGATAACCGTGATCGAGAGCAACGCGCCGAAACACTTTGAACTCGGCCAGGAGATAATACAGAAGATACTGCCTCACAGCGGCAAAGCGATGAGGGTAGGGATAACGGGCGTGCCGGGTGCGGGAAAAAGCACCTTTATTGAAGCATTCGGCACCTACCTCTGCGGCGAGGGACTCAAAGTTGCGGTCCTCGCCGTGGACCCCTCCAGCTCGCTCTCAAGGGGCAGCATCCTTGGAGACAAGACGCGCATGGAAAACCTCGCGCGGGAGAAAAACGCCTTTATTCGCCCCTCCCCCTCCGGCGGGTCGCTCGGCGGCGTCACCAGAAAAAGCCGCGAAACGATGCTGCTCTGCGAAGCTGCCGGATACGACGCCGTTCTCGTTGAGACCGTCGGCGTGGGACAGAGCGAGACCATGGTGCGTTCGATGGTCGACTACTTCCTCGTCGTCGTCATAACCGGCGCGGGGGACGACCTGCAGGGCATAAAAAAGGGAATCATAGAGCTCGCCGACAGCATTCTGGTAAACAAGGCCGACGGCGACAACAAAATGAAGGCGATGATGGCGCGGGCCGACTACGACCAGATCCTCCACTACCTGCGCCCAGCCACCGAAGGCTGGAAGACGAAAGCCTACACCTGCTCCTCCATAACGGGAGAGGGCATAGCGGATATGTGGGGCGTTATAAAAGATTTCCGGGATAACGTGACAGCCTCTGGAGTCTTTTCTAAGCGACGTAAAGAACAGACCATCGAATGGGTCCGCGCGATGACGGCGGAGTACCTGCAAAACAAGATCGCGCAGAACGCGGAACTCACGAAATGCAGAGAAGACATTGAAAGGAAGGTGATCGAGGGAGCAATTACCCCTACAGTAGCAGCGAAGGCGGTGATCGGCTCCATGGAGAGACTGCTTTTCACGGGAACAAACGAAACATAG
- a CDS encoding Synerg-CTERM sorting domain-containing protein, whose amino-acid sequence MTTKLTRKITALLTLLLLLALAAQPARADMLFTRQTTYSDPVSLGIIVGDKAPFSPLQSNMGGNQGNGIRPFLDAKGKLRVALTFYTGVGSGTPDTVNVFDPGARANWATPSNWNTPVKQFTCSVKNIRAMSTIGNYIYAAGYDRPLISRVVMTNDAYVENKVWTHPDGGGKHGEGLFTYAGYLYAIFSSTHGDPMQPDVTYSPNQIWKFDKDLNVVASADMAGLNIDGQNPGVYTRVGNKLYVCSFGGYQVTTGGYNHNTTVEVCDLTTLKSTRLLRGEETHQRFSDWVYMFSGLAFLDDKVYLHGTTWTAPAGKEGSHEIVVYETTADRLASGDIGTRIASFVGDYGIQMGLNYDPTTGYLWAHAGDSIARYNGGTSWTEYDSVALKGTLSASAPIAAPSTGGSGAVIPTAVPVESSDISVAGAAVAAVTPNVDAPAALAQAVSDGNYAGAVTSGDSFGGLLPLCSITLDLDHAGSESADFTIEGFDYTPQTGGALWAMVRKKAGMGGLYDIFPATLTGSTLRFTITGLSDYFTENTVVIAETTPVEIPDEPEPWSGDGAGTGGCETGAAALALLAFIPLALRRWKKR is encoded by the coding sequence GTGACGACAAAACTGACACGAAAAATCACCGCCCTGCTGACGCTCCTGCTGCTCCTCGCGCTTGCGGCTCAGCCGGCGCGCGCGGACATGCTCTTCACGCGCCAGACCACCTACAGCGACCCCGTCTCCCTCGGAATCATCGTCGGCGACAAAGCCCCCTTCTCGCCGCTGCAGTCCAACATGGGCGGCAACCAGGGCAACGGCATCCGCCCCTTCCTCGACGCCAAGGGGAAGCTGCGCGTCGCCCTCACCTTCTACACCGGCGTCGGCAGCGGCACGCCGGACACCGTCAACGTCTTTGACCCCGGCGCCAGGGCGAACTGGGCGACCCCCTCCAACTGGAACACCCCCGTCAAACAGTTCACCTGCTCCGTGAAAAACATCCGCGCCATGTCGACCATCGGCAACTATATTTACGCGGCCGGTTATGACAGGCCCCTCATCTCGCGCGTTGTCATGACCAACGACGCCTACGTGGAAAACAAAGTCTGGACCCACCCAGACGGCGGGGGCAAACACGGCGAGGGGCTCTTCACCTACGCGGGATACCTCTACGCGATATTCAGCAGCACGCATGGAGACCCCATGCAGCCCGACGTCACATACAGCCCCAACCAGATATGGAAGTTCGACAAAGACCTCAACGTCGTCGCCAGCGCCGACATGGCCGGCCTCAACATAGACGGCCAGAATCCGGGCGTCTACACCCGCGTCGGCAATAAACTCTACGTCTGCAGCTTCGGCGGCTACCAGGTGACGACGGGCGGCTACAACCACAACACCACCGTCGAAGTCTGCGACCTCACGACGCTGAAGTCAACGCGGCTGCTGCGCGGCGAAGAGACACACCAGCGGTTCAGCGACTGGGTCTACATGTTCAGCGGACTCGCCTTCCTCGACGATAAGGTCTACCTCCACGGTACCACCTGGACCGCCCCCGCCGGTAAAGAGGGCAGCCACGAGATAGTCGTCTACGAGACGACGGCGGACAGACTCGCCTCGGGCGACATCGGCACGCGCATCGCCAGCTTCGTCGGCGACTACGGCATTCAGATGGGACTCAACTACGACCCCACGACGGGCTACCTCTGGGCGCACGCCGGGGACAGCATCGCGCGCTACAACGGCGGGACCAGCTGGACGGAATATGACAGCGTCGCGCTGAAAGGCACACTCTCCGCCTCCGCCCCCATCGCCGCCCCCTCCACCGGCGGCTCCGGCGCCGTCATCCCCACCGCAGTGCCCGTGGAATCATCCGACATCTCCGTGGCCGGCGCGGCCGTCGCCGCCGTGACCCCCAACGTCGACGCCCCCGCCGCGCTGGCGCAGGCCGTCAGCGACGGCAATTACGCCGGCGCGGTAACGAGCGGCGACAGCTTCGGCGGGCTCCTGCCCCTCTGCTCCATAACGCTGGATCTGGACCACGCGGGATCAGAATCGGCGGACTTCACGATCGAGGGCTTCGACTACACGCCGCAGACCGGCGGCGCCCTCTGGGCGATGGTGCGCAAAAAGGCGGGCATGGGCGGCCTCTACGACATCTTCCCCGCGACGCTGACCGGCAGCACGCTGCGCTTCACTATAACGGGCCTCTCCGACTACTTCACGGAGAACACCGTCGTCATCGCCGAGACGACCCCCGTCGAGATACCCGACGAGCCGGAGCCCTGGAGCGGCGACGGCGCTGGTACCGGCGGCTGCGAGACCGGCGCCGCGGCGCTGGCGCTGCTGGCCTTTATCCCCCTGGCCCTTCGCCGGTGGAAAAAGAGATAG
- a CDS encoding Synerg-CTERM sorting domain-containing protein codes for MPVSLYAVGLTTDEISHTITASAGDNGTIAPSGDVSVIEGASKDFKITADKGYVIDTLKVDGSEITAAAGEASFTYTLKDVTKAQSITVTFKKSETPGKDNVSEAGVSGEGVTAAEPVFIEAADEAVASHDAYADGGKELTLVKEDGSAGDTVTFKKEALVCAVKLDVTHTDPEATMTLTLSPAEGKSFDAAKKYYAMIQNKKSAAYTLFECAPAGGKLTVTVKPVGDYFSENTVVVYTGTAAGSATPDTPTTGGGSGGGCNAGMAVIALLAFAPLALRRRR; via the coding sequence TTGCCGGTCTCACTTTATGCGGTCGGCCTGACAACCGATGAAATTTCCCATACTATTACCGCCTCCGCAGGAGATAACGGCACAATAGCCCCATCCGGCGATGTGTCCGTTATCGAGGGGGCGAGTAAAGATTTTAAGATAACGGCTGACAAGGGCTACGTGATCGACACCCTCAAGGTTGACGGCTCCGAGATAACGGCGGCGGCGGGAGAGGCATCATTCACCTACACGCTGAAAGATGTGACCAAAGCACAGAGTATCACTGTGACCTTCAAAAAATCCGAGACCCCCGGCAAAGATAATGTCTCCGAGGCCGGCGTCTCCGGCGAGGGAGTGACGGCGGCGGAACCTGTCTTTATCGAGGCGGCGGACGAAGCGGTCGCCTCGCATGACGCCTACGCGGACGGCGGCAAAGAGCTGACGCTCGTCAAAGAAGACGGCAGCGCCGGCGATACAGTCACCTTCAAGAAAGAGGCCCTCGTCTGCGCCGTGAAGCTCGACGTGACGCATACCGATCCCGAGGCGACGATGACGCTCACCCTCTCGCCCGCCGAAGGGAAATCCTTCGACGCCGCGAAAAAGTATTACGCGATGATCCAGAACAAAAAGAGCGCGGCCTACACCCTATTCGAATGCGCCCCCGCCGGCGGCAAACTTACAGTGACCGTGAAACCCGTCGGCGACTACTTCTCGGAGAATACCGTCGTCGTCTACACCGGCACGGCGGCAGGCAGCGCCACCCCTGACACCCCGACGACGGGCGGCGGCAGCGGCGGCGGCTGCAACGCCGGCATGGCGGTCATCGCCCTGCTCGCGTTCGCGCCCCTCGCGCTGCGCCGCAGAAGGTAG